Proteins found in one Lutimonas zeaxanthinifaciens genomic segment:
- a CDS encoding thioredoxin family protein — MTNVFDRQEFEKKIESNRGILFYFATDSCSVGEALEPKVRELLQEKFKKISFCFIDMNRSPEICASRQVFAEPTLLLFIEGKEYLRRSRNMNMIELEEAVKRIYTLAFED; from the coding sequence ATGACAAATGTATTTGACAGGCAGGAGTTTGAGAAAAAAATAGAGAGTAACAGAGGAATCCTTTTTTATTTTGCAACAGATAGTTGTTCGGTAGGAGAGGCACTTGAACCAAAGGTTCGTGAGTTGTTACAGGAGAAATTTAAAAAAATCTCTTTTTGCTTTATCGATATGAACAGATCTCCTGAAATATGTGCCAGCCGTCAAGTTTTCGCGGAACCTACTTTATTGCTTTTTATTGAAGGAAAAGAATATCTAAGAAGAAGCCGCAATATGAACATGATCGAACTTGAAGAAGCAGTTAAAAGAATTTATACCCTGGCTTTTGAAGATTGA